A window of Megachile rotundata isolate GNS110a chromosome 11, iyMegRotu1, whole genome shotgun sequence genomic DNA:
CTGACAGAACGTAACATCTTAAATGACATGTTCTGTATGAATTTTTAGTGACGGAACCaataccgaaaatacgtgtAAGGCCATttatctattctgaccaatcgggGCCATGGTTCCTCCTGGGTCTGCCTCCTATGCGCCAGCTCCTGGTTTGTCTGCAGAACATATGGTCCATAGGACATGTTGCAAGGTCCTAATATTTTGAAAGATCGACGGTGTTTATATAGATATGTTAGCATCTCTGACAGAACACATCTTAAATGACATGTTCTGTATGAATTTTTAGTAACAGGGAACCAATACGTGTGAGGTTATTATTCTGTAGCTCTATTGGGTCAAAATGTGGGTTGATCACGCGCCATACGAGTTGACATCTGTAAGTAATTTCAATCAATAATTGTCTAATGTTTCATGTATTTTGTAACAGATACTGTTCGAAGTGGTACAGGACACCCTTACAAATTCAGAAGATgatcaaaattatgcaaataaaaGCGAACAGACCCTGCGCGCTGACTGCTGGCGGATTATACGAAATGAGTATCGAGAATTTTGGAAGCGTACGtaattcaaacttaatttaaattagtacaatttaaaatttgtataaaatagatACAGTTAGAAGTGATTAAGCAGATAAATACACTGTAcagtgaattttttttaaagacaTTAAAGTCGTGCATGTCGTACGTCACGATGCTGCTGTCGCTGAAGGAATGACGGATCAACATCGGCGAACAAGGTTCGATCGTGTCTGTCATCGGTGTTATTTGACTCACCAGGACACGGACAATAGAACGGCTTTGTTAATACACATTTTATTAATGTGACAAGATCCAGAGAGATGTTGACGTAGATGtagggggatttagaaataaagTGGTTATAATAATTACTTGTTTTTAATGTCTAATTTATCCCTGCTACATTCTTTCTTCCTAAGAgatgagaatgtggggatttgggactattgggatttagaaatctaggaatttgggactatagggatttgaaactctagggatttgggactttaggggtttgggagtttagagatttgggactctaaggatttgggactttagggatttgaaactctagggatttgggactttaggggtttgggactttagagatttggaactctaaggatttgggactttagggatttgagacaTTACAGATTTGGgtctttagggatttgggactctagggatttgggactctagggatttgggactctagggatttgggactttaggaatttgggactctagggatttagaaatgtagggattttggattCTAAGCAtttaggaatgtaagaatttggaactctagagatttgggagtgtaatatttaaaaaccccaatttgagactttagagatttaagattctagggatttttgactCTAAGGATTTGGgcttctagggatttggaactttaggtatTTACTACTCTAGGGAtttcaatgtttaaaaaataaaaaatttgagaatataaaattttgaaatttggtaatttagtttaggaatttacaaacctaaatatttagaaatttagaacgtTGTTTATCTCACAAGATCTTTCAATCTCTATTTATCTATCAACAAAATTCAAAAGATCAATTACCAAAATCAATATCAAATCATTTTCACAATGGAACTAAATTGTAAAGAGTATCCAATATTCCACAAACACCACTCACATATTAATTACATCTCGTAACTGTTATATCACCACAGTAACAGAAGAATAACTCATCTAAGCAAGAATCGATTCGAGAATGCCAAACGAACGCAAGCAACTGAACGCATCGCACAGCCCCACCACTGAAGTTCTCCTTCTCCCAGTTAACCACACAATCGTCTACAATTACCGCGATCCGTGACACCGCAATCGTGTCATGATTCGCTTGATCGAAACACAATACGCGATGTCGAACTTTCATTAATATCGCATGAGCGACCTATAGATTTTCAACCCTTCAATAACTGAACCCTTTCGCCCCTGGAATATGATGCCGCAATCTACACCTGCCAGCGAACGATTAATCCATACGTTTCGCGAAATATCGAATGTCCACTGTTTTAACTGCACAACTGTTTGAACAATCCTTTTCGCGCTGAGGACTTCGACTTGAAACAGTAGGGATATCTTCTTTCTTCGTGGAATGTCGCAGTTTCTCTTTTTTATTGATTCTGTTGAAATTTTGACTTCGTTGAAtctgtttgagaatttttatttttttaattgtgaGAAAAGTTGATGtgtaaagaatttgtaaattgattgtacaataagtattatttaatttttaagaagaATTGAAATTGATAAAAGTAGAATATTGTTAccgttgttgtgattgtgtggtattAAAAATGAGAGATCAGTGTTGCAGGAAAATGGGCCATGCAGCAACGTGTACAACATTCCTTATTGCAAAATGCTGAGGAAATATTTGTTACTTTTTGGACAGGACCCGTATCAAGGTAATGGGACTCGTAACGTTATTACAGTTGTGATGGTGCTTGGTTTACTTGGCGTTATTGTTCCTACGGTAAgagaaattatattacattgcaTTTAGTCGCCATCTTGAATcttaacattaaattaaaattctaaaaaaaaaatattaaataaaaattcagaaaaacgatactaaattaaaattgcaataaatgatattaaattaacatttcaaaaaaaggatatcaaattaaaatttcaaaaaaaaagatactgaattaaaattgcaaaaaaaaagatactgaattaaaattgcaaaaaaagatattaaattaaaattgcagtaaatggtattaaattaaaattgcaaaaaaagatattgaattaaaattgcaaaaaaagatattaaattaaaattgcaaaaaaaagatatgaaattaaaattgcaataaatgatattaaattaaaattccaaaaaaagatattaaattaatatttaaaaaaaaaagatattgaattaaaattgcaaaaaaggatattaaattaaaattgcaaaaaaaagatatgaaattaaaattgcaataaatgatattaaattaaaattccaaaaatgaaagcttaaattaaacttgaaaaatgttgCAGTCAATTGAAGTGTACGTTTCGCTGCTGGAAAAAGACATGGACGCCGTCATCGAATGCATGCCGCACTTAATCGCCGCCATAACAACCATCGTCAAAATACTAAACGGTCATCTGAACAAAGAAAATGTAGGTAATAATCTAAATATAATTCCGCATAATgcttgaataataaattaataaaaatatattgcagTTTCGAAGATTGTATCAACTGATGATAGAAGAATGGGAATTATTGGAAATGAACAACGAAGTGGATGTCCTTGATAAAATTACTGAACAAGGAAGTAAAATTGCTCAATTGTACAGGAGTAAGTGTAGGAACGATTATAGctcataaaattaattgtaataaaaattaattgtaccagtAGAGACCACAAGAATTAGTTGCACATGGCATAAGCTATAAgcttattacaattaattctaAACTGTCAGCTTGTCAGATGTACATGTACTTCAAGAATAATTACCTACTTGTATAGCAATGTACCAATATTTTAGTACATCTCCTtcagttcaaatatttttttattacaaagatTAACTTCTCTATTTCtttagttaaaaattatatttctattgtCAATTTGTATAGATTAAAATTAACTTTTACTTAGTGAAACTTAATTGAAAGCTAcactttatattaatattaatattttactagttatattttgtattaatattaatctttcaCTAGTTACATTTTGTCTAACTATTAATCTCCAACAAGTTATATTtactgtaaatattaatttttaattagttatattttttgcaaatattaatttttgactagttacattttatattaatattaatttttcattaattacatTTTCTCTAAATACTAATTTCCTAAACTTCTTCCTCAGGAGTCCTACAAATTCTAATAGTTTGTATTTTTCTAGGTACACTATTGGGAGCCCTAGGAATATTCTTAATGATTCCATTGATCGCCCCTCTTCTGGACGTCGTTTTACCTTTAAACGAAACCCGACCACGACAGCAATTGTTCAAAGTGAATTACGTGGTGTTCGATGAGAGGGATTACTTCTTTCCCGTGTATTTTCAATTGGCTATAGGCGCGTTCATTATAGTGACGGGTATAATCACCATCGACTCCTTGTACATGGTCATCATTCATTATAACAGTGGAATGTTTGCTGTGTGCGGGTGAGGCGCTGTGTTATGTCAAGAGAAagcataataaattaataataacttaaTTAGTAAGcataataaattagtaattacTAGTAGTAGAttgcaattataaattaaattaatattggtAGATTATTATTGAAATACTATTAGCagttactattaattattactgaTAGTAAATcactattaataaattaaatagttGGTTATTTAACTTAACTTATTAATAGAAATTTACTAAGAGCATAGTACTACAGTTATTACCTATTAGCCACAGTACCTTAATTAACTGGTAGTAATTTACCAATAGTaatatattagtaataataataaatagtaatatttaCTAATAATACTACAAATATAGTATCTTAATTTACCAGTAGTGATTACTATTGTTAAATTACTACTAATAAGTtactattaataaattaaataattagtaGTGATTACCATTGGCAAATCTTATTAATAGTAATTTACCAAGAGCAATTAGTCACAGTACCTTAATTTACTAGTAATGATTTACCAATAgtaataaatagtaatatttaCCAATAATACTATGACTAATTGCTCTTTGTAAATTACTATTAATAAGTTAAGTTACTATTAGTACTCAGTTGGTACATTactattaataaattgttatttaattaattaggtACCAGGTGCAGAAGGCAACGAAATGCTACGACATGAacagcgatagaactacagtagCAGAGGACGACTGTCAACGCTTCAAACGCTGTGTGCTCACGCATCACAAGGCTCTCCAGTTTGTAACGATCAAATAATACTGATCTATGTATAATGTGTCACTATTAATTTACGACAATCTTTAACCTcgctatttatttataaaaaactcctattatttttaagattaattttacaagaaaattcAACATGATTTGATATATGTTAATAATGCTCTTATGAAAATGTTGAAACATGAGACTGTCGTAAATTAACGAGGATATGTTTAACGAATATTAAACAATTCCATCGTCGAACTCGActgatgtatttattttttatgaggTTTTACGAGATACTGAAGGAGAACAGCACGAACAGTTATTTACTACAAATCGGCTTCAACATGATTGGTATAAGCGTCACAGCCGTTCAGGTATACTTTCAATACAAGAAGTTACTATTTTTAATCAGAGAAAGCAATCACAGggcaaaatttgctttactatttttatcatagttaatatattattaaataagaaTATATTAATCAGTGTTTCATTCTTTTTCAGACGGTATTGAACCTGGATTCCGATAAAACAGAAGAGGCGGTTAGAACCGCAGTATTTCTCGGCGCTGAACAATTTCACCTGTTCGTCATTAGTCTACCTGGACAAGTGCTCATAGATCATTGTTCAGAACTCGTAGTTCACCTGTGCAGTTCACACATATTTTTACATACAAAGTAtctcaatttttttaacaaaatagtagaataaaaattttatacctCATGATAAATTATTAGCAAATATTGCAAGTACAAAAGAACATATCATAGCATGTATTTTGTTGGAAAAATCTTGAGATACTGCACATCAGATCTGAACTCAAAATTGAAGATGAAAAGTTGACatctgaaataataaaaataaaataaataaacaaaagaattATAGACAAGAGTAATAAAGATATTATTAAATCACAAGACTAATAGAAATAtcattacatattatataatagtatatctatattattaatattaaatattcttgtaataacagaaatttcaaataataaactaGTTAACTATTTCTTCTCATATTTAACGATCAGATCTGACATACACAATGCAAacaggaaatttttaattaaattctaaatcttccaatCTTGTAATAGGTACTGTTCTACTTGGCATCAGGCacccataaaaattcaaaggatGATATATCTCATGCAAATAAGGGCCAGCAAACTGTGCATACTAACAGCCGGTGGATTGTATCAAATAAATATGGAGAACTTTGCATCGGTACGTTGCAATGTGTACACACACTAAATAATTTACCAGTAATTTTTAATCAACATtccttcaaaacatatattaatttgtttaaGGCATTCAGAATGTGTATGTCGTACATCACAATGCTGCTGTCGGTGAGGGAGTGATTCATCGTTGCTCATGTTGCATTTGTGACCTGAATTTAgaccaattataaaaatttataaaaatactatGGGTTATTTCTGTAGTAGAGTGTATATAAGTACATAGAATTAGCCAAAGTCCAAAATATGTTATatcatatttttgtttaatagttGAATAAAATGTCCTCCGTGTTATTTACACTGATACCAACTAGAATAAATAACATTCCTTCATTTACATTTTCCATAATAACATTGACAATTACTGAAACAAACATTTAATACTTGTCAGTCTTGTCTTGATGAAATGTGAATCTAAATCAAAATGCAACACTCAACTATTGGtttagaaatattgtaaatacttTTGTGAAAAATTTACAACTACATAATTATAAACATACCACTATTTTGTGAACACAACCATAATAGCATATGAGCTTACTCGACGATGCATTTCTATAAACTGCAGGGATCTATTGTTTCTGTTTGGAATTACTTCTACGACTTTGAGAAATCAATCGAAGGCAATTCGACGTGTCAAAACCATCGGCGGATGTTTCCCCAAGAAGCTTCGCGGGAATTACTTCAAATTGCTTGGGAAGTGCCACATCTGATATTGACATTGCGATTCACATCTGCGATTCGGAAGAACTATTATTACACTTTCACACATTGACATGCACATGTGATTACAGGTCACGATAAAGTGCAATGTGTCGGAGACTAATTTGGTAGTGTTCCTTCAAGTAAAGGTGACAAGACAATCGATGTATAAAGTGCCGTCCCCATAGTTTATCCGACTACTTCGATAGCAATATTTGTAACCGCCGCAATAGTGACAATGTTGCAGCTCGAGAAAGAAGTCAAAAACTGTACGCGCCATTTTTGCTTTTAATCGCGCCATACTTATTTTTAATCCCGCCATTAATCTGCAGTAACTACCGCGCATTTTCTTACATATCAATTACGCAATGAACGTATCATTTAATTTCCGAAGTTTTATTTCGTAAAATTGTTAGCTAAtggacttttttaatttttaaaattaaattcgaaagtaatttataatttaacgaGGATGTGCAGCATTTCAGATTCAACAAACACAGGTGAAGAATGTATTCGCTCTGCAACACTACAAGGCGCTCGAAAAATTTTTATCGGTGACAGGTCTGAATCCTTACTGCGCGACTCAGGGAAGCAAAATTAGGCTCAATGTCGTGTTTTACAGCTTGATCTCAGGTATAATCCCACTGGTAAGACAATTTTATATCTTTCAACAGATTATAACCGGAATTGAAAGTTTCGCATACTTGTTTCACTGTGTAACGACACTTGTGGGGGCGTCCCCCGCAACTCCCATTATACGCGGGTATACCGGCGCGAGTTCATTATAGTTCGAGTTCCgcttcgaaatttttgaaacaataaagaataaattgaTTTCAAAGCGACAGCTCGGAATACGGGAATGGTACAGATGTGTACGGGAATAAGGAAAACGAATACACTTTAACGATCAGGCTACGAATTAAGAGAATTAAGACATTTTGTTTATTCAACCACGCGGTGTTTTAGTTGCAATGGAGGGTACAGTGAAGAGTACTCGTAACGAATTACGATGTCACAATACAGAGTGTATCAAGGAAACCTTGAATACTGTAAGAGTTAGCAATTTTGTCAAGGATTGAGTtcattatattgcattttatacTAGTCCTATCTGACCAAACCCATCAAAGTATATTTATTACCACTGAAATATTTAGGGTGTCGAactatatgtgtgtgtgtgtgtgtaatgttatatatgtatatatataaaacgttatgtatgtatatattttaatgttgtacacataataaacatacatataatatccTATTTACTGTACACCGTATTAAAATAAACGAATTGATCGAGTCCACAATTTCACAGGTTCTACAACTATACGTAGCGATCCTCGCGAAAGACATCGACGAAATAATCGACGTGCTACCCCACATATTTCTCGTCATCGGAAGCCTAACTAAATTCGGAAACATTTTTCTGAACAAGGAACGCGTACGTACAGATTACTTCAAGGCTTCTACTGTGTATTACACTTACTTTCTATTgcagataaaaatattattagatcGAATCGTACGCGACTGGAAAACAATGGGAAGCGAATTACACGTGCTGGACGAGATCACTGCAACGGGGTACAGGCTCGCGCATTTATACAGAggtataaaattgtaatgaagACAATTATTCGATCATGTTCTGTGGATGTACTTTTCAGTTACCCTGCTGACGTTTACaatgatttttaattacatCCCGTTAATTCCTCCGACTTTGGATATCATATTACCGCGGAATGAAAGTAGACCGAGACATCAACTGTTTCAAGTTAATTACGTGTTCTTCGACGCTGATGACCACTTTATATTCACTTATCTTCACATGTTTTGGGCGGGGTCTTTGACCGTGTTCGTAGTCGTCACCGTAGATTCCTTGTACATGCTTATCATTCACCATGCTAGCGGGTTGTTCGACGTGTGTGGGCAAGTATACGAATCTCTTCATCCTCGTATCATCGACGATGCTCGACAAGCAATGAACAAGAATCTTCACACGTCTACGTTCTAACTATAATTACCGTTGTACAGATATCAGGTTGAAATGGCGTGCAGAGAGGAAAAAGTGAAAGATGCAATGTTCAAGCAGTGCCTGATCACTCATCATAAAGCTCTAGAGTTAGTACCGACATTAAAATGAAATGCGAATTAACATAATCATCAATTCCATTTTTTCTAGGTTTTTCAATTTGCTACAGGCCTGCAGCCAGAGCATGAATTTATTACTGGTCGGAATGAACATGTTACTCATCAGCACGACGGGAGTCCAGGTAAAAATATCTTTAGCCATCAAACATATCGAAGCTCATACACTCTTTTCACAGATAATACTCTACATGGATCGACCTCTGGACTCGGTCAGATTTGTCCTGTTCTTTTTAGGCgaacattttcatttatacatCATCAGTCTGTTAGGGCAGATCGTGCTAAACCACAGTTTACTGCTGCCAGAAAAAATGTAAGTATTCGATACTCTGCGGAGACTGACCACGTTTTGAGTGAATGAGAACTACATTGTACGATTCGATCGATGTAACATTTGTCACTTTTGAATACGACAGATACGGTTCCAACTGGGACGACATACCGATTAAGTTTCAGAAATTACTTTTCAAAATGATAATTAGATGCAGCAGACCGTGCATTTTGAGTGCGGGAGGCCTGTACGACATGAACATGGAGAACTATGGGAAAGTATGTATTGCATTCGAAATCTGTTGTGCTTGGATATACGTTAACGAGCAACATTTTCTCGGCAAAAGGCGGTGAAGGCGTGCATGTCGTATTTCACAATGTTTCTGTCAATGCGGGAATGATATGACGCGCCACTTGAAGCCATCTTGACAATGACGATGAAAATGCAACGCTGAGGAAACTTGCTAGCAAACATTGGTTAATTTCTGGAAGGACTAACTTTTTTATCACAAGTAATATTTGTCAATTGATCACTGGTTTGCGAGTAGATGTTTGAATCTAGCTTGTCGACCAAGTTTCTGATATTTCGAATATCTCTCTTGTTAAGACAGTTCAGTAACAAGAAAATTGTCGAAGCTAGAAATTGCAAACTAAGTTGCTACTGTAATTAATAAAGGACGCACAATAATGTTGTATTGAGTGATAAGCATAAATAGTAATCCACAATTTTCTATATGTAACTGATACTGAGTGTAATTGTCGTCAACGTTGATGGCACATGAATCTGATGTTATCACTGCTGTGTCCAGTTAATGACACTGTTATATTTAATGACACTAATATCCAAAACAGATCTCTTATAAATGAGTGGGATTCGAGTAAAAGTTAAGATAAATCGTggacaaatttttcatataaaattagaaatgttgAGGTTGGTGAGAAAAATTGATGGAATCCGAGTATGGTAGATATCACGTACCAGACTATGTTTACTGTGCAAGCACAAAATACAgttaatgttaatataaattgccTTGACTATTTTTCCTAGTACAAATTCCGGTTACATCGAGTCAGTCGACATAAATCCGTATCGTCCTAGCAATCGCAAGGGAAATAATTTACATTCTAGCGATAACTCTTTCACAAATCCTCACCAGCGAATGCAACAAAGTCACCCGCTTACTACTCGAGGGTCTCTCGTCGCTACACGACAGCTTCATGGATTACTTAAAGCTACCAAGTATAGTTCTGCTACCGAGTGCTAAACAATATCgtgtcattttcaatataacacaATAACGAATATCCGTCAGTGCATCGATAGGGTTGGTAAAATGATTGACGCCTCGAACGACTGGAACTATCTTACCCTGCGATACTGGACTGAATTATTCAATAGCATCATTTACGGGAGTTGATACGACAATGACCCTATAAGATACACCTCCCATTCATTTGCCGAAGTATTATATTTCGAACGCAACGGTTGTACGGTGTCGTACCAGTGAAAATGTCCGCGATTGAGGCAGACGAAAACAGTACGCGCGATACTTGTTACATTCATTAATTCTCGCTCATCTTAATACAGTAATTATGAGTAGGTTCATTCGTCTACTTACGACACTTAATAATCGAATTATCGCGAAagtgttaatttatatttactgtAACTTGGATAGTCATTTTGAAGACTGGGTTAAAATTCTGAGTAAAGCACAGATATTCAGCATTTCAGAATCAAGGAGCTAAGGATGTATTCGATCTCCACCACTACAAATcgcttaaaaaatatttaatcatgCTCGGATTGAATCCGTACAACGAGACACGGGGAAGTAGAATCAGACAGAAGGTGGTAGTCTGCACCTTCGTCTTAGGCATAATACCTATGGTAAAacacttttacaattttatactcCACAGCTCAACAttcgaaattatattaaagaCTTGTTTAACCTACTTCAGTCGTTTTTTAATCGTCAACTGCAGTTATCTGTGATTGTATTGTAatctcttcaaatttttttattacctCTTTTCCAAAAGTGTAATATCAACTCGAATCCCCGATTCCACAGTTTTTGCAGTTATGTGCGGTAATCCGATACACGGATCTCGATGGAATAATCGATCAAGCACCGAATTTACTCCTGACCATTTCAAGTCTAATTAAATTCGAAAACATTGTACTCAATAGGAAGCGCGTACGTATTTATATTACTGTACACAGAATGTTTTAGGTATACAAGATTTGTTTTCCTATTGCAGATTAAAATATTgctaaattttattctaaacgaCTGGAAGATACTGACAAGTGAACTACCGGTGCTGGAGAAAACGACTGCACAAGGGAATAGACTTGCCTATTTATACAgaggtaataaaaattatacaaattcatagtaaataattaatagaaattttcTGCATGTATTAAGCTTATTTACTTTTCTCTAATTATGAACTTCTTTCAGTTGCTTTACTGGTGACCGTTGTATGTTTTATATATATTCCATTAATAAATCCAACATTGGATTTAATATTGCCACTAAATGAAACTCGACCAAGGGAACAACTATACGGTGTTTATTACGTATTTATAGATATCGACGATCATTTTACCAGTGTTTTTCTTCATTTGAGTTGGACCGCATTCGTGATAGTGTACAAT
This region includes:
- the LOC100875437 gene encoding LOW QUALITY PROTEIN: uncharacterized protein LOC100875437 (The sequence of the model RefSeq protein was modified relative to this genomic sequence to represent the inferred CDS: inserted 2 bases in 1 codon; substituted 1 base at 1 genomic stop codon): MLQENGPCSNVYNIPYCKMLRKYLLLFGQDPYQGNGTRNVITVVMVLGLLGVIVPTSIEVYVSLLEKDMDAVIECMPHLIAAITTIVKILNGHLNKENFRRLYQLMIEEWELLEMNNEVDVLDKITEQGSKIAQLYRSTLLGALGIFLMIPLIAPLLDVVLPLNETRPRQQLFKVNYVVFDERDYFFPVYFQLAIGAFIIVTGIITIDSLYMVIIHYNSGMFAVCGYQVQKATKCYDMNSDRTTVAEDDCQRFKRCVLTHHKALQFYEILKENSTNSYLLQIGFNMIGISVTAVQTVLNLDSDKTEEAVRTAVFLGAEQFHLFVISLPGQVLIDHCSELVVHLYCSTWHQAPIKIQRMIYLMQIRASKLCILTAGGLYQINMENFASAFRMCMSYITMLLSVREXFIVAHVAFVXPEFRPIIKIYKNTMGYFCSRVYIRCAAFQIQQTQVKNVFALQHYKALEKFLSVTGLNPYCATQGSKIRLNVVFYSLISGIIPLVLQLYVAILAKDIDEIIDVLPHIFLVIGSLTKFGNIFLNKERVRTDYFKASTVYYTYFLLQIKILLDRIVRDWKTMGSELHVLDEITATGYRLAHLYRVTLLTFTMIFNYIPLIPPTLDIILPRNESRPRHQLFQVNYVFFDADDHFIFTYLHMFWAGSLTVFVVVTVDSLYMLIIHHASGLFDVCGYQVEMACREEKVKDAMFKQCLITHHKALEFFNLLQACSQSMNLLLVGMNMLLISTTGVQVKISLAIKHIEAHTLFSQIILYMDRPLDSVRFVLFFLGEHFHLYIISLLGQIVLNHSLLLPEKIYGSNWDDIPIKFQKLLFKMIIRCSRPCILSAGGLYDMNMENYGKVCIAFEICCAWIYVNEQHFLGKRR